The genomic DNA AGGACATGAGCGCCAGGTCAGGCACAAATTTGCAGGATTTTCCCACTAGGCTGCCGCCGTATTTGAGACATTCCTTCTTACTCAGCTGCGTCCAGTCCAGAGCTGTGAGGTTGATAGCATTGGACTGCGAGAGAccccaaaaaaagcaaaattagcAAAATCTGAAATCGTTGCagtgggcagggaaagggggaattCCCGGGCAAACGGAAAAAATCGGCGTTTTTAAGTTGCAGcatggaaggaaagggaaatttcCTGCCCAGACCCCCAAAATTTGTACTTTAAGGGTTGAATTGTGTAAGAAAAGGGGAAATTCACAACCAAATTGagtaaaatcagcatttttacCAACTGCAACTtgcaataaaaggaaaatttcctgGTCAAACCCCCAAAAAGAGCCCTTTAAGCCATCTCAGCACACAAGGAAAGGGGAAtttccagggctgctgccactGGGATACCCAAAACCACGGGAAAACCGCAGAGCTGCTAtaaatttggggggaaaaagcgTGGATTCGGTGCTGCTGAGCCCCGCTGGGaacccaaaccagcacaaattTGGCTCTGAACTGGCCCATCCCTCTCCCTGGGTGCTGAAATCCCCGAGATCCGCCCTCCCTGGCCCCAGATTTCCCGCTGGGATGAGCAGCCCCCACTCACCAGAGAAACGTTAGTGGTGTTCGGTGCCACTGGAGCTGAAGCATCGAACAAGGTCGCGTTGGCTGCGGGAAAGGAGTTGGTTATTGAGGTTTTGGGGCTAAAACCCAGCTTTTGGGCATTCAAACCGGCTGGGCTGCACCTGCCGAGCCCGGCAGGGATCGGCATCCACAGATTTTGGGGGGAAACCCCTCCTTCTTTAACCCCGCAGCGACTTCTCCCCAATTAAACCCACGCGCCGGGGAGGACATGgcggctcctgcagcagcttctccctctgGGGCTGGCGAGGGGGGAATTTTTAGGAGCTCCCCAGTTCCTAAAATTTCGAGGAGCTTCCCAGGGAAGCCACCGGGAGTGGGGTGGACTTAAAACCACGGGGgtggaaagctgggaaagcagcctggggtttttttgttttggggaagCGGCACCCAAATCACACccaatttgcctttttttttaaattattattcattttttaaaaaatcttttgggggtgttttggtGTCATCAGTGCAAAATTCCATCTTTTCGAGCCCCCGGCACCTTCTCCTCCAGGCGCAAAAGGCAGCTCCGCTCGGCTCTTCGGGCGACGCAGCTCCACAGCTCCGGGAGCACCCCCGGATTCTCTCGGGGTGCCACTAAAAGAGGGAATTCGGGAATTCCGGGATGGCTTTGCCCCCCCTCTTCCATCCTCTTCACCAAGCGGGAATTTCGGCCGCCGCCTCCATCCCCGGCGCCGGGGATTAATGAAGGAGGAGTTGGGTTAGGCCAGAGACCCCGGGGCTGCCGGGACCGAGCTCTGGGGAACAAACCCAGCCCTAAAAACGTCAGCATggttcttattttttcctccacaaccttttctttttgcacaaACCCCATTTTGGGATTTCTACGCCCTAAGGGGTGGCACAGCACCCGTGGGATTTAGGAGAGGAGCCCTAAGGGCCCTACACAAACCctttcagagagagagaaaagtcaaatacatggggaaaaaaaataacaacgGAACCCCCCCGTGGGGGGAGAGTATCaatattaaaatagttttaatatttAGAAGGCGATACTCACTTGAGATTGAAATCAGCCCCAATTGATGTGTGCAGCAGAGACAAATATGGGACAAATCAGTTATAATAATCAAAAATCAGCAcggatggaaaaaaaagggattaaaaaaaaaagtaaggatGGAGGGGGGAATAAAGAGAATTTCTAGAGGAATGTTAAATCCAACACCGCTGCCTTGGGCAGCCAGGGCGaggaatgggaacgggaattGGGGTGCGGATGCCTCTAGGCTGCTCGGGGTTTGCTCGGGACAGGGGCTTGGAAAAGGGTGGGACCTCCCTGGAGGCTGAAGGCTCCTCCTGCGTTAAAGCCCCGGCGCAGGAGCTGCCGGGCACATCCCGGTGGGTGCTGACGGTTCCGTTCAGGAATTCCGGCTCTGGTGGTTCCATCTTCGCTCTCCcgcgggttgggtttgggggggcttGGCTTGGGAAGAATTGGGTTGGCTCCgggtgctgctctgggctctcaGATCCCGGAGGGATCGTGGCGCTCACGGAGGGGTGGATGAGCAGGAATTGAGGAAGAATGCGAAAATAAACCCAATCGCTGTGATTCACATCGGGTGGGAGCTctccttggaatggcagatgtgtCGGGAATGCGTTGGGTGGAGGGTCTCGGATGCTTTTCTTGAAGGAAGAAGACAGGGAGAACTTCACCATGACCTTCATCCACCATCATCTTCATCCACCATCACCTTCATCCACCATCTTCATCTACCGTCACCTTCATCCACTGTCATCTTCATCTACCATCATCTTCATCCACCATCACCTTCATCCACCATCATCTTTATCCACCATCTTCATCTACCGTCACCTTCATCCACTGTCATCTTCATCTACCATCATCTTCATCCACCATCACCTTCATCCACCATCATCTTTATCCACCGTCACCTTCATCCACCTTCATCCAGCGTCACCTTCATCCAGCGTCACCTTCATCCACCATCACCTTCATCCCAAGACATTCAGCCTCCTCTGACTGCAGCTGACGCTTCCCAAAATTTAGATTTTTGACATCAATTCAGCTCCTGGGAGCACAGGCGGTCGCTGCCGTGAGCACAAAGCCATCTCTGGTCCCTTCCAGGAGTGTCCGAGCTCCACAAGTCGGATCTGGGATCATCCAGGACGTCTATCCAAGAGCAAAGCCAGGCAGCCATGGAAGGACCATCTGCTCAGAGACTGATGGCCTCTCCTTTTGGAAAAGGAgtggaaaaagaggaggaaaaacagtCCTTGGAGGTTTCCACACTCAGCTGGGAcatcccagggtgtcccaggcACTGGAGAGCACAGAACAATTCCAGGCATTTTCTGGAGATTCAGTTTCCATcggcagcaggctggaatgatCTGAAATGTCCTTTGTTCCCATATTTCCTTCTTATCAATCCAGgtctggctgctccaggctgagatCCCAACTCTCCATCCGCTGTGTCCCAGGAAGCACCGAATCGTTCATCCAAGCAGGACGAGgctcttcctccatctccaaAACCCCCtcagaggaggaggacgaggtCTCTCCaccccaggcagctgcctcaTCCTCATCCCTCATCCTCGGCCAGCGATCCCGTGGGATTCATCCACGCCAGGACCCTCCCACCCCCTGGCTCCTGCCCGGGCGGCCCCGGGATGAACTCACCTGGGTCGGGGGCGATGCACTCGCACTTGTACATGGTCACGTAGTCGGGCTTGAAGTCGGAGTTGATGGGGTAGTACTTGAAGGCCCCGATCATCTTCTTGATGGCATCGTAGATGAAGATGAAGCTGATGAGGGTGGAGAAGCCCTCCTCGGTGAAGCGCGTGATGTACTTTATAATGAAGCTGGCGTCGGTGGCCACCAGGATAAGGCACTGCAGGGCCGAGTGCAGCCCGATCCACAGGCGGAATTCCATGTAGTCGATCCCGTTGCCTCTGGAAGAGGGGACAAGCGGCCCTGTGAGAGcggccaggggctgggggacacatCCCACCCCCGCACGGCCGGGCCCTGCTGTCCCCCGGGATGGCCCAGCACGCACTTGCTGAAGTCGAAGAGCAGCTTCTCGAAGATGAGGATGGGGCCGGTGCTGCTGAGGATGATGAGGGGCTGCCCGGCGAAGAGGCAGAACATGGAGCCGGCCATGGCCGTGCCCAGGAAGCTCTCCATGACCCCCTGGGGACGGAGCAAAGGCAGCGTTACGGGGGTGCTGTGCCACCCACGTCCCCACGGATCCCCCGGATGGAGATGGGGCTGAGGAACCTCAGCTTGGACCCACACGGGATGGTTGGGACCATGTCCCAttgctcctggcactgccactgcgGGGGCTGTCCCATCCTGCAGGGATTCCAGGGCTGCCAGTCCCACCTGGCAGCGAATTTCCATCCCCAGAAGCTTGGCATGGCACAAGTAGGGTAAaaaccatcccatcccaccccaccccatcccacccctgctgtccccacgcCAGTGACACCCTGGGCTGGACCTGGTAGTTGTCGGTGGcatcccccagcagccccccgAAGGTGATGGCATTGGTGATGCAGCCCAGGTAGATGAAGAGGATGGCAGAGATGGACTGGATATGGAAACCTTCGTAGAAGTCGCTCGGGAACCAGGGCAGCTTCCTCTTGATATCCAGGTAGAGGCCACCACAAAACCTGGGGAGACACCACCGAGGACCTGGTGACTTCCACCAAAACAGAATTGTGGAGgcctggagtggtttgggttgggaagggaccttaaatcccatcccattccagccctgccatgggcagggacacctcccctATTCCAGGGgtttccaacctggccttgggcacttccagggatccaggggcagccccagctgctctgggaattccagcccagcccctccccaccctcattccttcccaagatcccatttcaatctcccctttcccactgggaagccgttccctgggtcctgtccctccatgccttgtccccagtccctctccagctctcctggaaccccttcaggccctggaaTATTCTggaagctctccctggatccttcccttctccaggggaacattcccagctctccccaccTGGTGCCGGAGGGGCTCCAGAATCCTGGAATGTTTTGGGCTGGGAGGAGCCCTAAAGACCCCTCAGTCCCACCCAGAGACCCCTTCCACTGTCCcgggctgctccaagccccaatgtccaacctggccttggacacttccagggatccaggggcagccccagcttccctGGCCAGTTGGGAGATACATAAATATGGATacagaaatgtaattattttatgtatatatgcaGAAATCGATCTGGTGCTGCACAAAAACCCCAGGACTCCCCAGGATGAGCCCACAGGAGATGCTGACGGGTCCCGGCACCCTCCAGAGGTTTTTGGTGGTGGGTCCTTGCTCACCTGCCGGTCCAGGCCAGCTCTTCCCCGATCTCGTGGACTTCGGGCATCTCCCCATCCTCGctgccgccgccaccgcccccGGCACCTGCCCCGCCAGCCGCGCCATTCATCTGCCCCACCTCATTCAGCGAGAACACCGACTTCCTGCGGGATGGGGACATCGGCCTTGGATCGGCACCGGCGCCCCCGGATCAGCACCACCGAGCCCTGGTGTGAGGACCTCGGCCAAGGCCATggggcagctctgtgcctgcacTGATTGTGAGTTTTGGGGTGAATTTGGACAGACCCAGAGCTCAGTTCGGGGAGCTCAGTCCATGGAGTCATGGGATGGggtgggttgggttgggttgggagggaccttaaggatcatccagttcaaCTCCTGCCCTGAGCAAGGACACCTCCCATTAGAGGCTGTTCCAGGAGGGTGGGAATGGCTCTGAGCCGATCTGGGAACAAAACCTGCTGAAACCCCGGCATTTCTGCAACATTTCCAGGGGTTGTTTCCAGGGGTGAAGCCAAGCAAGGCTCTCGTCCCCGAAAACTGGACATGTGGGAGTGGCCACAGGGCCCCACGCCCCCCACCCACCTCTTCTCAGCCGAGGGCACTTTTTTGGGAGGCTCAATCCGAATGTTGGGGTCCCACTCTCCGGGCGGGAGGACGATGACCTCGTCCAGGAACTCATCGATGCCGGCGATCAGGTCCTCCCTGTCCCGGGCTTTGTAGGCAACGTCGCTGAAGAGCTGGGGGTGGATGCAGGACAGGGGTCAGCCTGGACGTGGCCTCCAGTCCCATGTCCTTCTGGGGGTTCAAAGCTCAGGTTTTGGGGAGATAAGGTGAAAATTGCTCTTTTTCCTTGGTTCTGAGCCAGGGGGTTCCGAACGAGGGCCGGGGGTGGCCTCCACTCACATCGTCCACCATGAGGGTTGCGATGGCCCTGCCAATCTCGTTGTAGGACTTGGCTTTCCCTGCCGGACCGAGGAGAATGAAGAGGAATCTGGGGAGGGAGAGGCGCCGTGTTGGTCACCTCAGGACACCGGTGTCCTGAGACCGCTCGATCCCGAGGGGACGGTGCTCACCTGGTGGGGACGGGCACCTCTGTCACCCCCCCCAGCATCGtggcctggagcagcctcacAAAGGCCACGAAGGGCTTCTCCAGGAACTCCACCTCCCCCACCAGCACGTTGGAGGCCTCGGCGTCCTTGGGGATCTTCTTGATGAACTTATTCTTCAGCTGTCGGGAAGGATGAGAGTGGGGAAGGGAGCGGTTGCCAAAATTTGGCTTTTCCCCTATTTTTTTCCCGCAAAAGTTGAAGCCTCAGGCTCCAAGATTTCACCTCTGGTTGTCCCAGGACTCCCAGAGGTGGGGATTGAGGAGCCGCATCCAGGAATAAGCCAGGAAAAATCCACAGAGCCGAATTTCTTCAGGAAACGCGGCTAAAACCAAGACTGGCTCTAAACCGCCcacccagggctctgccacccaACCAGCAGCGTTTGGTTTTGCTCTCCTGGGTTCTCCGCAAGGAAATCTCCCTGAAATCCCCCCTGTGAAAAATCCGAGCCGAACCCCAGCGATGCCAGGAACATTTTTAGAGTTCATTCGCAGCCCCAGGCTCCCCCAAACCCCTGCCTGGCACAGAACCCCCTCAGCGCCCAGCGTGGGGGAGGTTTCTGAGCCTCCTTCCTCCCCAACCCCATCCCGGGAGCGGGAACGAATAACGGGAGTAGGAAAACCTCATCCATGGATTTATTGCCCCGGGTCTCTTCTCCCCTGCAGCTCTTTCATTACGAGCCTAAAAGGGTTCAATACCAAGCCGGGCAGGGAGTTATGATAATCTATATGGCAGCGTGAGGGGAGGCATGTGAGCCGGGCAGCCGCCTCTCCCCGTCCTAATCTTTTAAacccaaatggaaaaaaaaaaaataaaataaatcataataaTAAAGCAACTCGTCCGGCGCGGCTCGGAATCAGAGCAGGAGTTACCAGCGACCACTAAGCTTCCTGAAACACCTAAAAAGTCCCTTTGTAGTGTGCCTAATAGGGCGATTAAACCTAAATGCTTTGCATATTTTGGGATTAACCCTCTGAACCCCATTGCTGGAGGGGACATTTGGGGTTCCTGAGTGGGCACCGGCATGGAGTGGTTTCTGGAAAGTTTTGcggtgtccctgtcctgtggCTTCCAGCAATACATGGATTTCCATCGGTGAAATCCAGGGAAACAAAGTGTTATTTGTGGTGTTTGGACTTGCCCTAAAGTGCATCACCCCAGGTAAGCCCAGCAAGGACATCCCGGGGGAAAAGCAGGTTCttatcccatcccattccctaAAAACCTGCGGGGTCGGTGATTCTCCCTTCAGTTTATGGTGAAATCACAAACGGAAACAGAGCAAAGCTCATGTAACGAATCAGCCATTCCCAGAAAAAAGAgtctgggatgggaatgggacaaAACCCCGCTgatccatcccatccccaaGCAGGGCACCTGCCCAAGCTGCTTCCCAGGTGCTTCCCAGAAGCAATCCCAGAAGGAAAAGCCCCCCGTGGCCTCTCAGCTGAGCTTTGCGTTGAGAAAACCCCAGGCAAAACAGATCCCACCCCAAATTCCAGCCCCTCACCTCCAGAGCTGGATCCCTGTGTGCAAACCCAAGAGCTTGGATGGGATTTacctccctctcccagccaATCCTTTAGGATTCCTACACCTCCAAGCCCCTTTCCTGTCCTCCCTGAAgatccaaagggatttttttccccaccccaaGGGATTTGACCCGGCCCAGCCTCCTGGCTCATCCCTAATTCCATGCTGGAAGTGCGGGTGTCACTTCTGGGACAGCTTCCCCGTGGATCCACAGGGATCAATACCGGCATTAACTCCCCTAATTAGGAATTTGTGTGGGTATCGACCCAGCGGAGGCTCACGTGGACCCGAACAACCCCAGAGCCCAGCGGGATCATGTCGGGATGCTCCtcccagtgggattttgggatgggtACCTGGTCGGTGCTCGGCGTGTCTGAGATGTCGTTCATGCTCCGGCTCTGGGCGTGACCTGGGTGAAGGGAGGGAATGTGAGGAAAAGCCCCCCCTGGTGCCAGGAGAAAACCCAGTGGGGAGACCTCGTGCAAAGAAATAAGGTATTCCTTATGGGATGTGCCGCCAAACCCTGGGAATTCGGGAGAATTCCTTCTCTGGAAGGGTGGaaaggctggcacagggcaggggtggagtccccatcccccTAAAATCcgtctggatgtggcacttggggacgttGTGGCCGTGCTGGTGGTCCATGaccttagagggcttttccagccctgaTGATCCCAAATCTCCGTGAACAGGAGCATTTCCTGTCTCAGCTACACAAACCAAGCTCCCAAGTTCAGATGGGATTTCCCACCCGCCCTCTCCCAGCCAAGGGATTCCCACCCTCTTCCAAGcacctttccttccctccccaaagATTTGACGGAATTTTTTCCTCCACCCTGCGGATTTTGAGCCACACCAGCACCCTCACTCATCCCGGATTCCGTGCTGCGCTTCCGGGACGGCGGCCGTGGTGGCACCTCATCCCAACCTCCCGCTCTGCCACCGGGACCGGGAATTTGGGACATTCCAGGGATATTTGGGGGCGGTTGGTGTCCCCCCACTCACGCAGGCGGCCATAGCTGGCGCTCTGCCGCATCCGGAGGTCCTCAGTGGAGCGGTGGAAGGCGGCGCCGGCGGCCGGGCCCCGCACGGGGCTGcgggctgggggagaggagagaggggctgTGAGAGGAGGAGCGGGATCCCATTGGGAATGTCGGGGCAGGATCCCATAGGGAATGTCAGGGGCAGGATCCTGTGGGGAACATCGGGGGCAGGATCCCATTGGGAATGTTGGGGCAGGATCCTGTGGGGAGACATCGGGAGCAGGATCCCATTGGGAATGTCAGGAGCAGGATCCTGTGGGGAACATCGGGAGCAGGATCCTGTGGGAATGTCAGGAGCAGGATCCCATAGGGAATGTCAGGAACAGGATCTCATAGGGAACATCGGGAGCAGGATCCCATTGGGAATGTCGGGGCAGGATCCCATTGGGAATGTCGGGAGCAGGATCCCATTGGGAATGTCGGGGCAGGATCCTGTGGGGAACATCAGGGGCAGGATCCCGTTGGGAACGTCAGGGGAAGGATCCCATAGGGAATATCCCATGgggaacagcaggagcaggatccTGTGGGGAATGTCGGGGGCAGGCAAGAATGATcacctgcccagcacaggagaCACCAGGaatgtgcttttccttcctgtgcccTTATCCCACCCATCGGAATATTCCCGGCAGCAGTGAGGGGATAGCGATGAAAATCTCCCACCCCAAATTTCCCTGCCCCACACGAGGAGCCAGcaccaccccagcccagcccagcgctGCCTCTGGGGCCGTCAGTGCCTCCAGAAGGGACATTTCTGTTCCTTGGGAAGACCCCACATCTGATTTGGGTTCTTAATCCCGTCATTCTCCCAAGAAACCCGCACTCGGGATCTGCCAGGATCTCCTCACTCCAAAATATTCCCACTGGCTTCCATCGGGCTCCATGATTCTCCTCCCTAAACAGGCGGCGAATCCCGTTTTTCATCCCAGATATTGAAGCCGAATCACTTCACCgcaaacatttcctttttcccctggaTTTTCTGTCTTGAGCCCAACGTTTTCCCAGGAAACCTCctaaattcccaaaattccttTTGGAGAATCCCCTGGAGCGCTTTTGCTGCTCTGCATCTCCCCAAGGCCCCAGCTACCACCAAGGCATCTCTCCCCGTTTCTTTTATCGTTAAACCCAACCAAACCACCTCTGAAATTCCCGCTGGATTCCTGTGCCAGCGGGATTTATCCCGATATCCGCCACGGAGCTGCCGTGGGCACAATGAATGGGAGGGACGCCCCCTTTCTCCACCATTTCCTCCTTGGAATGTCCCTCCTTGGGAACTCAGAGCAATTCCATCCCCTCAGCAAGGCGCTAAACCCAGCATTCCCAAGCCATGCTCGGTTTTGGTGGATTCTGGGCAAGTCCTGGCTCGGATATCCGGCCCCGGGACACGGGAATGCCCCCGGACTGGGAATGTTGCTCGTTGATGGCCACTCCCgggagctgctgtccctgggagcagccGGAGCCCGGCAAATCCGGGGCTCCACCGAGTGACCTCCCGCTAAACCCGACCAAATCCCCTTTTGTAAGGGCTGGGCAAAGGCGGGATCAGCCGGGAGCAGACCGGATTTGTCTGCGCCCGCCGCGCCAGGAAACCCCGGCGCCAAGCCATGGCACCCACACTGCACCATTGTCCTCACGGTGACGTCATCACACAGCGCCATTGTCCTCACAGTGACATCATCGCACGGCGCCATTGTCCTCGCGGTGACGTCATCGCACAGTGACATTGTCCTCATGTGATGTCATTGCACAGTGACGTTATCATCACATGGCGCCACTGTCCTCACGGTGACGTCATTGCATGGCCCCATTGTCCACGCGGTGACGTCATCGTACAGTGGCATTGTCCTCATGTGGTACCATTGTCCCCACAGTGACATCATCACACATCACCAATGCCACCACACAGTGCCATTGTCCCCGTGGTGATGTCATCACACAGTGATGTCATCACAGCGCCATTGTCCCCATGGTGATGTCATCATACAGTGATGTCATCACACAATGACACTGTCCTCACACAGCGACACTGTTCCTGTGGTGATGTCATCACACAGCGATGTCATCACACAGCGCCATTGTCCTCACACGCTGATGTCATCACCCGATGATGTCACCACCCAGTGACGCTGTCCCTGCCGTAACCACGCCCCCTCCCACAGCACCGTCCATGTCCCGAACGCGCCCTCAGCTTCCGGCTCCCTCACCCACCAGGGGCAGAATTTTGGGGTCTTTCCCAGGGCAACAAACACCTGGGTGTCCCAACCCCTTGGgttcctcctccccttctcccGAGATGTTCCTCCCCGACGCCCGAGGGTGCCACCAGGCGCCGGCTGGACCCCGAGGACTCACCGGTGTTGGAGGACACGGATTTGCCGATGTCGGCCAGGGAGCGGTGGATCGGCTTCTTGGTCTGGTGGCGGTGCTTGCGCAGGAGGACGTAGCTGAGCTTCTCCCGCAGCTCCGGCTTCAGCAGCCCGTCCTCGATCTGCTTCTCGATGACATCCTCTGCAACGCCCGCCCGTGGTGACCCCcggaaaacccccaaaaccccccaaaatctgCTCCTTTAGCAGCCCGTCCTCGATCTGCTTCTCGATGACATCCTCTGCAATGCCCGCCCGTGGTGACCCCggaaaagccacaaaaccccccaaaatctgCTCCTTTAGCAGCCCGTCCTCAATCTGCTTCTCGATGACATCCTCTGCAACGCCCGCCTGTGGTGACCCCCGGAAAAGCCACAAAAtctccccaaaacctcccaTTCTTGATCTGCTTCTCGATGGCATCATCCCCAACATCCACCCGTGGTGACACAGGAGTGACCCCCAAAATCTCCCATCCTCGATCTGCTTTTTGATGGCATCCTCTGCAACATCCAGCGAAGGTGACCCGGGAGTGACCCTCAGACCACCCCAAAATCTGCTGCTTCAGCAGTGACCACCAGAACCCTCCAAAATCTCCCATCCTCGATCTGCTTCTTGATGACATCATCCCCCACACCCACCCGTGGTGACCCAGGAGTGACCCCTagaccccccaaaacctcaacACAGCAATttctgggagcagctgaggggtgCCAGCTCCTTCCTTTGTTCGTTCCCGGACACGTTTGGTTTATGGAGCAAACAAATGAGTTTAAATCCATTCCCAGCGTTTGAGGACACGGGGAAAAAGCCTCCAGGGGCTCCTACCTATGATTTGGGGCAAGGAGTATCCATCCAGGTCCAGGAGCACCGTTCCCGTCTGGAGACACGTCCGCAGCTCAAAGAGGCTGTGCAGGGACAACGTGGACACGTGGGGTTTGCTCCACCTCTCGCCGCCTTCCTCCACCTTCTCCTCGAACTTGATCCACCTGGAACGAGAGCGGGACGGGCCCGGGACAGGGCGGGTGTGAAGATTAGGGAACGGCTTTTCCTGGGGAGTTTCCCCTCCATGGAAAGTTGGGATTAATTAATCTTGCAAAGTTTTCGCTCGTTATCcggggtgggaagggagaacCTGGTGGTGCCGTTCCCCAGAGAGCTGCTTCCAGGATTGTGGAGGGGAGGCAAAACTCCCAATCCCACCAGGAAACCCAATCCTGTGGATTTCCACATCCTCAAATTGCTCCTGAGAGGTTTGGGAATTGTGGAATGGAGGAAAAACTCCCAATTCCTTGGTTTTCCACCAGGAAACCCAATCCTGTGGATTTCCATGTCCCCAAATTGCTCC from Corvus moneduloides isolate bCorMon1 chromosome 27, bCorMon1.pri, whole genome shotgun sequence includes the following:
- the SLC4A5 gene encoding electrogenic sodium bicarbonate cotransporter 4 isoform X5 is translated as MGEKKETTPVSPAAERLRYILGEDDELPNPTLFTEMDTLQHDGDEMEWKESARWIKFEEKVEEGGERWSKPHVSTLSLHSLFELRTCLQTGTVLLDLDGYSLPQIIEDVIEKQIEDGLLKPELREKLSYVLLRKHRHQTKKPIHRSLADIGKSVSSNTARSPVRGPAAGAAFHRSTEDLRMRQSASYGRLRHAQSRSMNDISDTPSTDQLKNKFIKKIPKDAEASNVLVGEVEFLEKPFVAFVRLLQATMLGGVTEVPVPTRFLFILLGPAGKAKSYNEIGRAIATLMVDDLFSDVAYKARDREDLIAGIDEFLDEVIVLPPGEWDPNIRIEPPKKVPSAEKRKSVFSLNEVGQMNGAAGGAGAGGGGGGSEDGEMPEVHEIGEELAWTGRFCGGLYLDIKRKLPWFPSDFYEGFHIQSISAILFIYLGCITNAITFGGLLGDATDNYQGVMESFLGTAMAGSMFCLFAGQPLIILSSTGPILIFEKLLFDFSKGNGIDYMEFRLWIGLHSALQCLILVATDASFIIKYITRFTEEGFSTLISFIFIYDAIKKMIGAFKYYPINSDFKPDYVTMYKCECIAPDPANATLFDASAPVAPNTTNVSLSNAINLTALDWTQLSKKECLKYGGSLVGKSCKFVPDLALMSFILFFGTYSMTLTLKKFKFSRYFPTKLRKLISDFSIFMSILMFVGLDVLFGLNTPKLQVPTDFKPTRVDRGWFVFPFGKNPWWVYLASALPALLVTILIFMDQQITAVIVNRKEHKLRKAAGYHLDLFWVGILMAVCSFMGLPWYVAATVISIAHIDSLKMETETSAPGEQPQFLGVREQRVTGIIVFVLTGISVFLAPILKYIPMPVLYGVFLYMGVASLNGIQFWDRCKLFLMPAKHQPDYVFLRHVPLRRIHLFTLVQIVCLAVLWILKSTVAAIIFPVMILALILVRRLLDFVFSQHDLAWIDNIIPEKEKKKEDDKKKKKKGNKGDSSSDEEERGPPPGALRSDSSPNGSDMDRSITLHLKISCPSSPAFNYSRNPICAVPQVKIEMESDYEDTDTEKAPRDMGSETTL
- the SLC4A5 gene encoding electrogenic sodium bicarbonate cotransporter 4 isoform X2, with product MLEDEDGMSERGLGGSRRRFEDEEDYHSIYIGVPVPRGYRRKRRRRRSPGSSRDRTSESERHFGRPEHSDTDDGGQGWAESGNDNASRTMSPAAERLRYILGEDDELPNPTLFTEMDTLQHDGDEMEWKESARWIKFEEKVEEGGERWSKPHVSTLSLHSLFELRTCLQTGTVLLDLDGYSLPQIIEDVIEKQIEDGLLKPELREKLSYVLLRKHRHQTKKPIHRSLADIGKSVSSNTARSPVRGPAAGAAFHRSTEDLRMRQSASYGRLRHAQSRSMNDISDTPSTDQLKNKFIKKIPKDAEASNVLVGEVEFLEKPFVAFVRLLQATMLGGVTEVPVPTRFLFILLGPAGKAKSYNEIGRAIATLMVDDLFSDVAYKARDREDLIAGIDEFLDEVIVLPPGEWDPNIRIEPPKKVPSAEKRKSVFSLNEVGQMNGAAGGAGAGGGGGGSEDGEMPEVHEIGEELAWTGRFCGGLYLDIKRKLPWFPSDFYEGFHIQSISAILFIYLGCITNAITFGGLLGDATDNYQGVMESFLGTAMAGSMFCLFAGQPLIILSSTGPILIFEKLLFDFSKGNGIDYMEFRLWIGLHSALQCLILVATDASFIIKYITRFTEEGFSTLISFIFIYDAIKKMIGAFKYYPINSDFKPDYVTMYKCECIAPDPANATLFDASAPVAPNTTNVSLSNAINLTALDWTQLSKKECLKYGGSLVGKSCKFVPDLALMSFILFFGTYSMTLTLKKFKFSRYFPTKVRAFIADFSNVFSILLFCGVDACFGLDTPKLHIPSIIKPTRVDRGWFVFPFGKNPWWVYLASALPALLVTILIFMDQQITAVIVNRKEHKLRKAAGYHLDLFWVGILMAVCSFMGLPWYVAATVISIAHIDSLKMETETSAPGEQPQFLGVREQRVTGIIVFVLTGISVFLAPILKYIPMPVLYGVFLYMGVASLNGIQFWDRCKLFLMPAKHQPDYVFLRHVPLRRIHLFTLVQIVCLAVLWILKSTVAAIIFPVMILALILVRRLLDFVFSQHDLAWIDNIIPEKEKKKEDDKKKKKKGNKGDSSSDEEERGPPPGALRSDSSPNGSDMDRSITLHLKISCPSSPAFNYSRNPICAVPQVKIEMESDYEDTDTEKAPRDMGSETTL